The Amycolatopsis solani genome has a window encoding:
- a CDS encoding FG-GAP-like repeat-containing protein, with protein sequence MHKLRTLALVPLAGLATGILTASPAEAISNAAGAADGVYAFTAKLSNETAACTGALVAPQWIITSAGCFPQNPQGGAPAKPTTVTVGRTKLGSTGGHVATVTSLVARSDRGTMLARLDTPITDIAPVSLGTAAPATGYVLRVAGYGRTTSTWAPDQLQTGAFTVASTGSTQLTLTGDQGADACKGDAGGPVFREDAGRTSLAGVVTTTWGHGCLVTTETRQGTTADRTDDLVDWIRQQVLAPSAKAVGHSITVSWNALAAQDSASYRVYSSTTTPVPIDAAHLAGTTQTTTLTQTSVPAKQTRYYQVIAATADGRTTPASTVASASTPLAIPVDFTGDGKADIATFTRGAAGHVYVAGSDGTKFVGNSVLWHDRFSIGTEIPLSGDFNGDGKADVATFARGTSGDVYVALSDGTKFNGNGVLWHDYFGIGDELPAVGDFNGDGKDDIAVFKRGSTGDVIVALSDGTKFGTPTLWHDFFGINDELPAVGDFNGDGKDDIVVFTRSTTGDVYIATSDGTKFNGTSVKWHDNFAFNSEIPSIGDFNGDGKDDLVVFTRGSASDAFVATSDGTKFVGTSAKWHDHFAAGDEIPAVGDFTGDGKDDIATFTRSTTGDVYVATSDGTKFVGDSIKWHDNFAFNSEVPAPRAITIL encoded by the coding sequence GTGCACAAACTGAGAACGCTCGCACTCGTACCCCTCGCCGGCCTCGCAACCGGCATCCTGACCGCGTCCCCGGCCGAAGCGATCTCCAACGCCGCTGGTGCCGCAGACGGCGTCTACGCGTTCACCGCGAAACTGTCGAACGAGACCGCGGCCTGCACCGGCGCGCTGGTCGCACCGCAGTGGATCATCACCTCGGCGGGCTGTTTCCCGCAGAACCCGCAAGGCGGCGCACCCGCCAAGCCAACCACAGTAACCGTCGGCCGCACGAAACTCGGCAGCACCGGCGGTCATGTCGCCACGGTCACCAGCCTGGTAGCCCGGTCCGATCGCGGCACGATGCTCGCGCGCCTCGACACCCCGATCACCGACATCGCCCCGGTGTCGCTCGGCACCGCAGCTCCTGCAACGGGCTACGTGCTGCGCGTCGCCGGCTACGGCCGCACCACTTCCACGTGGGCTCCGGACCAGCTGCAGACGGGCGCGTTCACCGTAGCCTCGACCGGCTCCACGCAGCTGACGCTGACCGGGGACCAGGGCGCCGATGCCTGTAAAGGGGACGCCGGTGGCCCGGTCTTCCGCGAAGACGCCGGCCGCACCAGCCTCGCGGGTGTGGTGACGACGACCTGGGGACACGGCTGCCTCGTGACGACCGAGACCCGGCAGGGCACCACCGCGGACCGCACCGACGACCTCGTCGACTGGATCCGCCAGCAGGTTCTCGCACCGTCGGCCAAGGCCGTCGGTCACTCGATCACCGTCAGCTGGAATGCCCTGGCCGCGCAGGACAGCGCCTCCTACCGCGTGTACAGCTCGACCACCACCCCCGTCCCGATCGACGCCGCGCACCTGGCCGGGACGACTCAGACCACGACGCTGACCCAAACGTCGGTCCCAGCCAAGCAAACCCGCTACTACCAGGTCATCGCCGCGACAGCGGACGGGCGAACCACACCAGCATCCACCGTCGCGTCGGCCTCCACGCCGCTCGCCATCCCGGTCGACTTCACCGGCGACGGCAAAGCCGACATCGCTACCTTCACCCGCGGTGCAGCCGGTCACGTCTACGTCGCGGGTTCGGACGGGACGAAGTTCGTCGGCAACAGCGTGCTATGGCACGACCGGTTCTCCATCGGCACCGAAATCCCGCTGTCCGGAGACTTCAACGGAGATGGCAAAGCCGACGTCGCGACCTTCGCCCGGGGGACCAGCGGCGACGTCTACGTCGCCCTCTCCGACGGCACGAAGTTCAACGGCAACGGCGTGCTCTGGCACGACTACTTCGGCATCGGTGACGAGCTACCGGCCGTCGGCGACTTCAACGGCGACGGCAAGGACGACATCGCCGTCTTCAAGCGAGGCAGCACCGGCGACGTCATCGTCGCCCTCTCCGACGGAACCAAGTTCGGCACCCCCACCCTGTGGCACGACTTCTTCGGCATCAACGACGAACTGCCCGCAGTCGGCGATTTCAACGGCGACGGCAAAGACGACATCGTCGTCTTCACCCGCAGCACCACCGGCGACGTCTACATCGCTACTTCCGACGGCACCAAGTTCAACGGCACCAGCGTGAAGTGGCACGACAACTTCGCCTTCAACAGCGAAATTCCCTCCATCGGCGACTTCAACGGCGACGGCAAGGACGACCTGGTCGTCTTCACTCGCGGCTCCGCCTCCGACGCCTTCGTCGCCACCTCCGACGGCACCAAATTCGTCGGCACCAGCGCCAAATGGCACGACCACTTCGCGGCAGGCGACGAAATACCCGCGGTCGGCGACTTCACCGGCGACGGCAAAGACGACATCGCCACCTTCACCCGCAGCACCACCGGCGACGTCTACGTCGCCACCTCCGACGGCACCAAATTCGTCGGAGACAGCATCAAATGGCACGACAACTTCGCCTTCAACAGCGAGGTCCCAGCCCCACGAGCCATCACCATCCTGTAG
- a CDS encoding DUF4328 domain-containing protein, with translation MPRVRALAGWQSASAILIIVTTAVGVADVAGEWGAFPVSVWLVVGWTSLGIQVVTGIVFVRWLWLARANAEVIEPAPHRHSPVWAVLGWIVPVVSFWFPQMVVRDIWNASNPQRPRGAGRLFPTPGAELVSWWWAAFLTSQVLSTIGGRLTEDTVTARDLDTVAAVAQVAAAALIIMISARVTTWQTNPR, from the coding sequence ATGCCGCGGGTGAGGGCGCTCGCCGGGTGGCAGAGCGCGTCCGCGATCCTGATCATCGTGACCACCGCGGTCGGCGTCGCGGACGTCGCGGGCGAGTGGGGTGCCTTCCCCGTCTCCGTGTGGCTGGTCGTGGGCTGGACCTCCCTGGGGATCCAGGTCGTCACCGGGATCGTCTTCGTGCGATGGCTGTGGCTCGCCCGCGCCAATGCCGAGGTGATCGAACCCGCCCCGCACCGGCACTCGCCCGTCTGGGCGGTGCTCGGCTGGATCGTGCCGGTCGTCAGCTTCTGGTTCCCGCAGATGGTCGTCCGGGACATCTGGAACGCGAGCAACCCCCAGCGGCCGCGTGGTGCGGGGCGGCTGTTCCCGACGCCTGGCGCTGAGCTGGTCTCCTGGTGGTGGGCCGCCTTCCTTACGAGCCAGGTGCTGTCCACGATCGGCGGCCGCCTCACCGAGGACACGGTGACCGCGCGCGACCTCGACACCGTGGCGGCTGTCGCTCAGGTCGCGGCCGCTGCGCTGATCATCATGATCAGCGCCCGGGTCACCACTTGGCAGACAAATCCTCGCTGA
- a CDS encoding tetratricopeptide repeat protein, with the protein MVLYREGKTSQAEPLLRSVAATEGDRIEIAVALHIVGRIEARQRKLPAAEAKLRRSVAIGERIANDHHRAQVLHTLGQLIGRDRQRSGEAENLLRQSLELLRRLADTSGQAQVLHTLGQLIGRDRQRSDEAESLLRQSLDTERRLADTAGQAQVLHTLGQLIGRDRQRSDEAENLLRQSLNFRGLADTAGQAKVLHTLGQLIGRDRQRSGEAENLLRQSLELLRRLADTSGQAQVLHTLGQLIGRDRQRSDEAENLLRQSLNFRGLADTAGQARVLYTLGQLIGRDRQRSGEAENLLRQSLAIGEQTSNKRHQAQILYSLGRLLESDVQDEALNLFQRSLALNRDIGDTFHAERLEKQIAILRRKI; encoded by the coding sequence ATGGTGCTCTACCGAGAAGGGAAGACCTCGCAAGCCGAGCCGCTCTTGCGATCTGTGGCCGCGACAGAGGGCGATCGCATCGAGATCGCCGTCGCCCTTCACATCGTAGGACGGATCGAAGCTCGACAACGGAAATTGCCGGCTGCGGAGGCTAAGCTGCGACGCAGCGTCGCAATCGGTGAGCGTATTGCGAACGACCACCACCGCGCTCAGGTACTTCATACCCTCGGCCAGCTCATCGGCCGAGACCGTCAGCGAAGCGGCGAAGCCGAGAACCTCCTCCGCCAAAGCCTCGAGTTACTGCGCCGACTCGCGGACACCTCAGGCCAAGCGCAAGTCCTACATACCCTCGGCCAGCTCATCGGCCGAGACCGCCAGCGAAGCGATGAAGCCGAGAGCCTCCTCCGCCAGAGCCTCGACACCGAACGTCGACTCGCGGACACGGCTGGCCAGGCTCAGGTACTTCATACCCTCGGCCAGCTCATCGGCCGAGACCGCCAGCGAAGCGATGAAGCCGAGAACCTCCTCCGCCAAAGCCTCAATTTCCGGGGTCTCGCGGACACGGCCGGCCAGGCTAAGGTACTTCATACCCTCGGCCAGCTCATCGGCCGAGACCGCCAGCGAAGCGGCGAAGCCGAGAACCTCCTCCGCCAAAGCCTCGAGTTACTGCGCCGACTCGCGGACACCTCAGGCCAAGCGCAAGTCCTACATACCCTCGGCCAGCTCATCGGCCGAGACCGCCAGCGAAGCGATGAAGCCGAGAACCTCCTCCGCCAAAGCCTCAATTTCCGGGGTCTCGCGGACACGGCCGGCCAGGCTCGGGTACTTTATACCCTCGGCCAGCTCATCGGCCGAGACCGCCAGCGAAGCGGCGAAGCCGAGAACCTCCTCCGCCAAAGCCTCGCCATCGGCGAACAAACCAGCAACAAACGTCACCAGGCTCAAATTTTGTACTCGCTGGGCAGGTTGTTAGAATCGGACGTGCAGGACGAGGC